A genomic region of Vanessa tameamea isolate UH-Manoa-2023 chromosome 11, ilVanTame1 primary haplotype, whole genome shotgun sequence contains the following coding sequences:
- the LOC113402587 gene encoding nucleolar protein 16, with product MKVKKQHRKKKYLHKLNRKRMHLKQKSTGDVKCQVIKEAWNHKKSSYRNLREMGLANDPNKAIKIPNFKQEQLRIAKQIVKNGESDTEEEEETVKRVPPKIRVAETLEKVAKAPRERKFMLPKGQVEYITYLLDKYGHDYKAMARDKKNYYQETWKQIRSKIKTFMGIPKQYGEYLKSRGLLDKEESEEALKEQAKALVMDDSD from the exons atgaaagtaaaaaagcAGCATCgaaagaaaaagtatttacataaaCTTAATAGAAAGAGAATGCacctaaaacaaaaaagtacagGCGATGTAAAATG tCAAGTAATTAAAGAAGCATGGAATCACAAAAAATCTTCATATCGTAACCTTCGTGAAATGGGACTTGCTAATGATCCAAATAAGGCTATTAAAATACCTAATTTTAAACAAGAACAACTACGTATAGCTAAACAAATTGTAAAGAATGGTGAATCTGATACCGAAGAAGAGGAAGAGACAGTAAAACGAGTTCCTCCCAAAATACGAGTAGCAGAAACATTAGAAAAAGTAGCAAAAGCCCCGAGGGAACGAAAATTCAT gcTGCCCAAAGGGCAAGttgaatatataacatatctatTGGATAAATATGGGCATGATTACAAAGCAATGGCAAGAGACaaaaagaattattatcaaGAAACTTGGAAACAGATACGTTCtaagataaaaacatttatggGTATACCTAAACAATATGGAGAGTATCTGAAATCTAGAGGATTATTAGACAAAGAAGAAAGTGAAGAAGCATTAAAGGAACAAGCTAAAGCTTTAGTGATGGACGATAGTGATTAA